GCTGGCTGAGAAGAACCATGGATGCCCCAACCGTCATTTTCTGGCTCTTCGCCGCGTTGATGATCGGATCCGCCGTCGTGGTGGTGCACGGAAAGAACCTCGTTCACTCCGCCTTCGCGCTTCTGGCGACTTTCTTCAGTGTGGCCGTTTTCTACGCGCTCTTGGGCGCCGACTTTCTCGCCGGGGCTCAGGTTCTCATCTACGTCGGAGGGATTGTCACACTCCTCGTATTCGGCGTGATGCTCACCAACCGTATCTATAACGTGAATCTGCGCACCGGTACGTTTCAAGTACTGCCGGCCGCGCTGGTATCGTTGGGCGTGTTCGTGACCCTCTTTCTCGTCGTTCGCAGAACTCCCTGGCGAGAGGTTTCCCTAATCGAGGAAGGTCCCACGACCGGTCGAATCGGCCAGTCGCTGATGACCGACTACGTTCTGGCCTTCGAGATCGCCTCGGTTCTCCTGCTGGTCGCGCTACTTGGAGCGGCGATGCTCGTTCGACGGAGGTCCGACCTGTGATTCCGCTCGAGCACTACCTCATCGTTGCCGCGGCCTTGTTCTCCCTGGGACTGTTCGGCCTTCTCACGCGGAAGAACGCCATCAACGTCTTGATGTCGATCGAGCTGATATTCAACTCGGCGAACATCAACCTCGTTGCGTTCTCGCGTTTCGTGTCGGGGGACACGGCGGGCCAGGTCTTTGCCCTGTTCGTCATCGTCATCGCCGCTTGCGAAGCGGCGGTGGCCCTCGCCATCGTCATGTCTCTCTACCGAATTCTGAAGAGCGTCAGTCTCGACGAAGCCTCGGTATTGAAAGGATAGGGCCGTGGAGCGCCTCGACACCATCGCCAGCCTCAAGTACTTCGCGCCGGAGATCGTGCTCGTCTTTACGCTCATGGCGGTGCTCCTGTTCGACCTGATCGCGATGAAGCGCTCACCTGCGGAACGCCGCCTGGTCATCGTGCTGCCGACGCTCATCGGTCTTTCGACCGCCCTCGTCTTCGCCTTGCAACTCTTTGACGCACCCACCGCGGGCCTGTTCTCCAACATGGTCGCTCTGGATGGCTTCGGTGCCCTCCTGCGGATCCTGTTCATCTTGACGGCCCTGTTCGTCCTACTCTTCACGATTCCCTCGCGGGAGCTCTCGGGGGTGCATCAAGGCGAGCTCCTCGTGCTCCTCGTCACGGTGACGGTTGCGCTCATCTGGATGGCGAACTCCATCAATCTGGTGATGATTTACCTGACTC
This region of Vicinamibacteria bacterium genomic DNA includes:
- a CDS encoding NADH-quinone oxidoreductase subunit J — translated: MDAPTVIFWLFAALMIGSAVVVVHGKNLVHSAFALLATFFSVAVFYALLGADFLAGAQVLIYVGGIVTLLVFGVMLTNRIYNVNLRTGTFQVLPAALVSLGVFVTLFLVVRRTPWREVSLIEEGPTTGRIGQSLMTDYVLAFEIASVLLLVALLGAAMLVRRRSDL
- the nuoK gene encoding NADH-quinone oxidoreductase subunit NuoK, whose product is MIPLEHYLIVAAALFSLGLFGLLTRKNAINVLMSIELIFNSANINLVAFSRFVSGDTAGQVFALFVIVIAACEAAVALAIVMSLYRILKSVSLDEASVLKG